One genomic window of uncultured delta proteobacterium includes the following:
- the yjcP gene encoding outer membrane factor of efflux pump (Evidence 2b : Function of strongly homologous gene; PubMedId : 11257026; Product type pt : putative transporter): MSDTRNRYRAVALCLVLTALAFASSGCALLLHKDTDPKPMVGHERIRLAEDIRLARDSWPEAGWWLRFEDTQLSDLVVKALLDSPGMDVARARTEAAKAKIGAAVSNAGPLVGAMGMINRMRVSDAGFLGIYAEDIPLLGIHGPWYTTATVGLTGSWNLDIWGKDRAMIRATVGEANAQAAEQAQAELVLAGGVARLYFDIQALHSLLDLLEQIRAVEAEMTAASQERVKRGLEPRSTYEQARLRQLDLEEQVSNAQNDLRAFHEALRAIVGQPDLPPLERAGLPATQGRMPQTLGYELLARRPDLQAARWYVQASLDAVDAVKAAFYPSFNLLGFYGFDSMDATWLFNRGAQQIMFTPMVTLPIFDSGRLNAALREARTSSDMLIALYNEAVLNAVRDVALAGIRMQKIEAGLAIQEERLHSAAYLFESVNAYKKRGLADAVEAMAARLPLLAEQVRALELRRLHLMADIDLIQALGGGYRQEPPAPEK, from the coding sequence ATGAGCGATACCCGGAACCGATACCGCGCCGTTGCGCTCTGCCTCGTCCTGACGGCCCTCGCCTTCGCGTCTTCCGGGTGCGCGCTGCTCCTGCATAAGGACACGGACCCCAAACCGATGGTGGGGCACGAGCGCATCCGGCTGGCCGAGGACATCCGGCTGGCCCGCGACAGCTGGCCGGAGGCCGGGTGGTGGCTGCGCTTCGAGGATACCCAGCTGTCGGATCTTGTCGTGAAGGCCCTGCTCGACTCGCCCGGCATGGACGTGGCGCGGGCCAGAACCGAAGCGGCGAAAGCAAAAATAGGCGCGGCGGTATCCAACGCCGGGCCGCTGGTCGGGGCCATGGGCATGATTAACCGGATGCGCGTTTCCGACGCCGGTTTTCTGGGTATTTATGCAGAGGACATCCCGCTCCTGGGCATTCACGGCCCCTGGTACACCACGGCCACCGTCGGCCTGACCGGCTCCTGGAACCTCGACATCTGGGGAAAGGACAGGGCGATGATCCGGGCCACCGTCGGCGAGGCCAACGCCCAAGCCGCCGAGCAGGCCCAGGCCGAGCTTGTCCTGGCGGGCGGCGTGGCCAGGCTCTATTTCGACATTCAGGCTCTTCACTCCCTGCTGGACCTGCTGGAACAGATCCGCGCCGTGGAAGCGGAAATGACCGCCGCGAGCCAAGAACGGGTCAAACGCGGGCTGGAGCCGCGTTCCACCTACGAACAGGCCCGGTTGCGGCAACTGGACCTGGAGGAACAAGTCAGCAATGCCCAAAACGACCTGCGCGCCTTTCACGAAGCGTTGCGGGCCATCGTCGGCCAGCCGGACCTGCCGCCCCTTGAACGGGCGGGCCTGCCCGCCACTCAAGGGCGGATGCCGCAAACCCTGGGGTACGAACTGCTCGCCCGCCGGCCGGACCTGCAAGCCGCCCGCTGGTACGTGCAAGCGTCCCTGGACGCGGTGGACGCCGTCAAGGCGGCCTTTTATCCCAGTTTCAATCTGCTGGGGTTTTACGGTTTCGACAGCATGGACGCGACCTGGCTTTTCAACAGGGGAGCCCAGCAAATCATGTTCACGCCCATGGTCACCCTGCCCATTTTCGACAGCGGCCGCCTGAACGCCGCCCTCCGGGAAGCCCGGACCTCCAGCGACATGCTGATCGCCCTATACAACGAGGCCGTGCTGAACGCCGTCCGGGACGTTGCCCTGGCGGGCATCCGCATGCAGAAAATAGAGGCCGGGCTCGCCATTCAGGAGGAGCGGCTGCATAGCGCCGCCTACCTGTTTGAAAGCGTGAACGCGTACAAGAAACGGGGCCTGGCGGACGCGGTCGAGGCCATGGCGGCCCGCCTGCCCCTGCTGGCGGAACAGGTCAGAGCCCTGGAACTGCGCCGCCTGCACCTGATGGCCGATATCGACCTGATCCAGGCGCTGGGCGGCGGGTACCGGCAAGAACCGCCCGCCCCGGAGAAATAG
- the hndA gene encoding NADP-reducing hydrogenase subunit HndA produces MPNEHLPASGFAALEKFIDQLEDKESSLIRVLYEAQHIFGYLPKEVMLFVAEKLHVAASKIYGVVSFYSFFTTKPKGKCQIRVCLGTACFVCGGERIAREVQDQLDLKMGETSPDRAFSLEAVRCVGACGLAPAVLINDAVHAKVRPDDVATIISKHRK; encoded by the coding sequence ATGCCGAACGAGCACCTGCCCGCGAGCGGATTCGCCGCTCTGGAAAAATTCATCGACCAGCTGGAAGACAAAGAATCCTCCCTGATCAGGGTTCTGTACGAGGCGCAGCACATTTTCGGCTACCTTCCCAAGGAGGTCATGCTCTTTGTGGCGGAAAAGCTGCATGTGGCGGCCTCCAAAATCTACGGCGTGGTCAGCTTCTACTCCTTCTTCACCACCAAACCCAAGGGGAAATGCCAGATCAGGGTCTGCCTGGGCACGGCCTGTTTCGTCTGCGGGGGCGAGCGCATCGCCCGCGAGGTGCAGGACCAGCTTGACCTCAAGATGGGGGAAACCTCCCCCGACCGGGCCTTCAGCCTGGAGGCCGTGCGCTGCGTAGGCGCCTGCGGCCTGGCTCCGGCCGTGCTGATCAACGACGCGGTGCATGCCAAAGTCCGGCCGGACGATGTGGCGACCATCATCAGCAAACACAGGAAGTAG
- the hymB gene encoding putative (Fe) hydrogenase, electron-transfer subunit (Evidence 3 : Function proposed based on presence of conserved amino acid motif, structural feature or limited homology): protein MRKITSYADLAKAYAAYSPLLALRTGGARPASGKREFLVCGDTGCRSIRSLDILKKLRRAIAKAGLKDTAEAHITGCFGFCKKGPIVKVFPEDVFYVDVTANDAEEIVTSHMLHGAVVERLLYRDPEKPEEAVTHEADIGFYKKQMRTALANCGLINPEKIEEYIAAQGYQALASCLQSMQPADVVRCITDSGLRGRGGGGFPTGRKWAAAAAQPEGKKYVVCNADEGDPGAFMDRSILEGDPHCVLEGMAIAAYAIGADQGYIYIRAEYPLAVERLGKALAQARKVGLLGKNIMGSGFSFDLELKLGAGAFVCGEETALLRSIEGGRGEPTPKPPFPAEKGLYGKPTIINNVETLANVRRIILGGADWYSAIGSEKSKGTKVFALAGKVNNVGLVEVPMGITLREIIHEIGGGIRDGKRFKAVQTGGPSGGCISTENLDIPIDYESLTGIGSMMGSGGMIVMDEDNCMVDIAKYYLSFIMEESCGKCTPCRVGNKRMHEMLTDITEGKGTEEHLEKLQSLGKVIQDTALCGLGQTAPNPVLSTMRYFWDEYVTHVKDKHCPAKVCPELLDYFITEACIGCERCARDCPVNCIEGSLRERHVIDTKECIKCGTCITCCPVNAVVRQ, encoded by the coding sequence ATGCGAAAAATAACTTCCTATGCCGACCTGGCCAAAGCATACGCCGCTTACTCCCCGCTGCTGGCGCTGCGCACGGGCGGCGCGCGGCCCGCGTCGGGCAAGCGCGAATTTCTCGTCTGCGGCGACACCGGCTGCCGCTCCATCCGCAGCCTGGACATTCTGAAAAAACTCCGGCGGGCCATTGCCAAAGCCGGGTTGAAGGATACGGCGGAAGCCCACATCACCGGATGCTTCGGGTTCTGCAAGAAGGGCCCCATCGTCAAGGTGTTTCCGGAAGATGTTTTCTATGTGGACGTCACCGCGAACGACGCGGAAGAAATCGTGACGAGCCACATGCTGCACGGCGCCGTGGTGGAACGCCTCCTCTACCGCGACCCGGAAAAACCGGAAGAGGCCGTCACCCACGAAGCGGACATCGGCTTCTACAAAAAGCAGATGCGCACGGCGCTGGCCAACTGCGGCCTGATAAACCCGGAAAAAATCGAGGAATATATCGCCGCCCAAGGGTATCAAGCCTTGGCTTCCTGCCTGCAATCGATGCAACCGGCGGACGTGGTCCGGTGTATCACGGATTCCGGCCTGCGGGGCAGGGGTGGCGGGGGCTTTCCCACCGGGCGCAAGTGGGCGGCGGCGGCGGCGCAACCCGAGGGCAAGAAATACGTGGTCTGCAACGCGGATGAAGGCGACCCCGGCGCGTTCATGGACCGCTCCATCCTGGAAGGCGACCCCCACTGCGTGCTGGAGGGCATGGCCATAGCCGCCTACGCCATCGGCGCGGACCAGGGCTACATTTACATCCGGGCGGAATACCCGCTGGCCGTCGAGCGCCTGGGCAAGGCTCTGGCGCAAGCGCGCAAGGTGGGCCTGCTGGGCAAAAACATCATGGGTTCCGGCTTTTCCTTCGACCTGGAGTTGAAGCTGGGGGCCGGGGCCTTCGTCTGCGGCGAAGAAACGGCCCTGCTACGCTCCATTGAAGGCGGGCGCGGCGAACCCACGCCCAAACCGCCCTTCCCGGCGGAAAAGGGCCTGTACGGCAAACCCACCATCATCAACAACGTGGAAACCCTGGCCAACGTGCGGCGCATCATCCTGGGCGGCGCGGACTGGTACAGCGCCATCGGCTCTGAAAAATCCAAGGGCACCAAAGTCTTCGCCCTGGCGGGCAAGGTCAACAACGTGGGCCTGGTGGAAGTGCCCATGGGCATCACCCTGCGGGAAATCATCCATGAGATCGGCGGGGGCATCAGGGACGGCAAACGGTTCAAGGCCGTGCAGACCGGCGGGCCTTCCGGCGGCTGCATCAGCACGGAAAATCTGGATATCCCCATCGATTACGAGTCCCTGACCGGCATCGGGTCCATGATGGGCTCCGGCGGCATGATCGTCATGGATGAGGACAACTGCATGGTGGATATCGCCAAGTACTACCTCAGTTTTATCATGGAGGAATCCTGCGGCAAGTGCACGCCCTGCCGGGTTGGCAACAAGCGCATGCACGAAATGCTGACGGACATCACCGAAGGCAAGGGCACGGAAGAGCATCTGGAAAAGTTGCAGAGCCTCGGCAAGGTCATCCAGGATACTGCCCTGTGCGGGCTGGGCCAGACCGCGCCCAACCCGGTGCTCAGCACCATGCGCTACTTCTGGGACGAATACGTCACCCACGTCAAGGACAAGCACTGCCCGGCCAAGGTCTGCCCGGAACTGCTCGACTACTTCATCACCGAAGCGTGCATCGGGTGCGAACGCTGCGCGCGCGACTGCCCGGTGAACTGCATCGAGGGTTCCCTGCGCGAGCGGCACGTCATCGACACCAAGGAATGCATCAAATGCGGCACCTGCATAACCTGCTGCCCGGTAAACGCCGTCGTCCGCCAGTGA
- the hndD gene encoding NADP-reducing hydrogenase subunit HndC produces MISLNINGKQVEVPAGTTILDAAKKLDIHIPTLCHLDMHDFKMVNQEASCRVCLVEMAGRKALLPACATPAAQGMEIRTHTPRTINARRAVLELILSNHPKTCLTCAKNSVCELQALAAELGIHEIKYTGEMAEHRRDASSPAFVKEMSKCILCRRCETMCNNVQTVKVLSGIRRGFTTTVGPAFDEPMIDTTCVFCGQCVAVCPTGALSEVNNISRLWDALADPEKYVVVQTAPAVRAALGELFGMPAGVAVTGKMVAALRLLGFDKVFDTNFAADLTIMEEAAEFKHRLEHGGKLPILTSCCPGWVKFFEHQFGDMLDVPSTCKSPQQMFGAIAKTYMAEQLNVDTDKMFVVSVMPCLAKKYEAARAELNVDMIREVDLVITTRELGKMIREAGINFLSLPDERYDDPMGESTGAAVIFGTSGGVLEAALRTAYEWITGEILEKVEFGALRGFKGIKEATVRVGDLDVKVAVASGLGNARQLLENIREGKAHYHAIEIMACPGGCIDGGGQPYHHGNIEILEKRMRALFNEDKSKRLRKSHENPFIQKLYADFLGEPHSLLAQKLLHTTYTKRRRM; encoded by the coding sequence ATGATTAGTCTGAATATCAACGGCAAACAGGTGGAAGTGCCGGCAGGCACCACCATCCTGGACGCCGCCAAAAAACTGGATATCCATATCCCCACCCTCTGCCACCTGGATATGCACGACTTTAAAATGGTCAACCAGGAGGCCAGCTGCCGCGTCTGCCTAGTGGAAATGGCGGGCCGCAAGGCCCTGCTGCCGGCCTGTGCCACCCCCGCCGCCCAGGGCATGGAAATCCGCACCCACACCCCGCGCACCATCAACGCGCGGCGGGCCGTGCTGGAACTGATCCTGTCCAACCACCCCAAGACCTGCCTGACCTGCGCCAAAAACTCCGTGTGCGAGTTGCAGGCCCTGGCGGCGGAATTGGGCATCCACGAGATCAAATACACCGGCGAAATGGCGGAACACCGCCGGGACGCCTCCAGCCCGGCCTTTGTCAAGGAAATGAGCAAGTGCATTCTCTGCCGCCGGTGCGAAACCATGTGCAACAACGTGCAGACCGTCAAGGTGCTCTCCGGCATCCGCCGGGGCTTCACCACCACCGTGGGCCCCGCTTTTGACGAACCCATGATCGACACCACCTGCGTGTTCTGCGGCCAGTGCGTGGCCGTGTGCCCCACCGGCGCGTTGTCCGAAGTCAACAACATCTCCCGCCTGTGGGACGCCCTGGCCGACCCGGAGAAATACGTGGTGGTGCAGACCGCCCCTGCCGTGCGCGCGGCGCTGGGGGAACTCTTCGGCATGCCCGCCGGGGTGGCGGTGACGGGCAAGATGGTCGCGGCCCTGCGTCTGCTCGGCTTTGACAAGGTGTTCGACACCAACTTCGCCGCGGACCTGACCATCATGGAAGAAGCGGCGGAATTCAAACACCGGCTGGAGCACGGGGGCAAGCTCCCCATCCTGACCAGCTGCTGCCCGGGCTGGGTGAAGTTTTTCGAGCACCAGTTCGGCGACATGCTGGACGTGCCTTCCACCTGCAAGTCGCCGCAGCAGATGTTCGGGGCCATCGCCAAGACCTACATGGCCGAGCAGCTGAATGTGGACACGGACAAGATGTTCGTGGTTTCCGTCATGCCCTGCCTGGCCAAGAAATACGAGGCGGCCAGGGCGGAGCTGAACGTGGACATGATCCGCGAGGTGGACCTGGTCATCACCACCCGCGAACTGGGCAAAATGATCCGCGAGGCGGGCATCAACTTCCTGTCGCTGCCGGACGAACGGTACGACGACCCCATGGGGGAATCCACCGGCGCGGCGGTCATTTTCGGGACCAGCGGCGGGGTGTTGGAAGCGGCGTTGCGCACCGCCTATGAATGGATTACCGGCGAAATCCTGGAAAAGGTGGAGTTCGGCGCGCTGCGCGGCTTCAAGGGCATCAAGGAAGCGACCGTGCGCGTCGGCGACCTGGACGTCAAGGTGGCGGTGGCCAGCGGCCTGGGCAACGCCCGCCAGCTCCTGGAAAACATCCGCGAAGGCAAGGCCCATTACCACGCCATCGAGATCATGGCCTGCCCCGGCGGCTGCATCGACGGCGGCGGCCAGCCGTACCACCACGGCAATATCGAGATACTGGAAAAACGCATGCGGGCGCTGTTCAACGAGGACAAAAGCAAGCGCTTGCGCAAATCCCATGAAAACCCGTTCATCCAGAAGCTGTACGCGGACTTCCTCGGCGAACCGCACAGCCTGCTGGCCCAGAAGCTGCTGCACACGACGTATACCAAGCGCCGCCGCATGTAG
- a CDS encoding Biotin and thiamin synthesis associated has protein sequence MNTAYRPFIDEEQIWSLIEREANPAPARIDAVLAKAREGKGLDLGEAAALLAPMPEDRLDALYGTALELKDAIYGNRMVLFAPLYVTNECANRCAYCAFSVTNKDLERHSLSPEELAAEVALIQKMGHKRIMAVYGEHPRWDARAIADSVAAIYAVKTPPSGEIRRVNVNCAPLDTAGFATLKQAGIGTYQCFQETYHRKTYETVHLGGRKKDYDWRVFAMHRAQEAGVDDVGLGVLFGLFDHRFEVLALLRHAQVLEDLYGAGPHTISFPRIEPAQNSVLSHNPPNVIADAVFKRIIAVVRLALPYTGMIITTREKPDLKRELLYLGISQLSAASRTSPGGYADAAANRPGAQQFWVGDERSLSDIIRDLQSCGFVPSFCTSCYRKGRTGEHFMGLAKSAFIRNFCQPNALATYYEYLLDYAEPDLLQAGKIAIARAVDGTPDAAVRDALRERLRRVDTGERDICV, from the coding sequence ATGAATACCGCATACCGGCCCTTTATTGACGAGGAGCAGATCTGGTCCCTGATCGAGCGGGAAGCGAACCCGGCCCCCGCCCGCATCGACGCCGTCCTGGCCAAGGCCCGCGAGGGCAAGGGGCTTGATCTCGGCGAGGCGGCGGCTCTTCTGGCGCCCATGCCGGAAGACCGCCTTGACGCGTTGTACGGCACCGCCCTGGAATTGAAAGACGCCATTTACGGCAACCGCATGGTGCTGTTCGCGCCGCTGTACGTGACCAACGAATGCGCCAACCGTTGCGCTTACTGCGCCTTCAGCGTCACCAACAAGGACCTGGAACGGCACAGCCTGTCGCCCGAAGAGCTGGCCGCGGAAGTCGCTCTCATCCAAAAGATGGGGCACAAGCGCATCATGGCCGTGTACGGCGAGCACCCGCGCTGGGACGCGCGGGCCATCGCGGACAGCGTGGCCGCCATATACGCGGTGAAGACCCCGCCCTCCGGCGAAATCCGGCGGGTCAACGTCAACTGCGCTCCACTGGATACGGCGGGGTTCGCAACCCTCAAACAGGCGGGCATCGGCACCTACCAGTGCTTTCAGGAAACCTACCACCGGAAGACCTACGAAACGGTCCACCTCGGCGGCCGCAAGAAAGATTACGACTGGCGGGTTTTCGCCATGCACCGGGCCCAGGAGGCCGGGGTGGACGACGTGGGCCTGGGCGTGCTGTTCGGGTTGTTCGACCACCGCTTCGAGGTGCTGGCTCTCTTGCGCCACGCCCAGGTCCTGGAGGATCTCTACGGCGCGGGGCCGCACACCATTTCCTTCCCCCGCATCGAGCCGGCCCAGAATTCCGTCTTGTCGCACAACCCGCCCAACGTCATCGCCGATGCGGTCTTCAAGCGCATCATCGCCGTGGTGCGCCTGGCGCTGCCGTATACCGGCATGATAATCACCACCAGGGAAAAACCGGATTTGAAGCGCGAATTGCTGTACCTGGGCATATCCCAGCTCAGCGCGGCCTCGCGCACGTCCCCCGGCGGCTATGCGGACGCGGCGGCCAACCGGCCCGGCGCCCAGCAGTTCTGGGTGGGGGACGAGCGGTCCTTGAGCGACATCATCCGCGACCTGCAATCCTGCGGCTTCGTGCCGTCCTTCTGCACCAGTTGTTACCGCAAAGGCCGCACCGGCGAGCACTTCATGGGCCTGGCGAAAAGCGCCTTCATCCGCAATTTCTGCCAGCCCAACGCCCTGGCCACCTATTACGAGTACCTGCTCGACTACGCGGAGCCGGACCTGCTGCAAGCCGGAAAAATCGCCATCGCCCGGGCCGTGGACGGAACGCCCGACGCGGCGGTGCGCGACGCATTGCGCGAAAGGCTGCGCCGCGTCGACACCGGGGAACGGGACATATGCGTATGA
- a CDS encoding Iron-only hydrogenase maturation protein HydE yields the protein MTVAAWDEAAALRRRCWGRDVFLRGIVEFSSHCRQNCLYCGLRRDNASLARYRLEPEEIFGRARAVRDLGIGTVVLQSGEDPAYSGPVMADLIRRIKGDLGLAVTLSLGERARAEYALWRAAGADRYLLKAETFDATLYARLRPGKRLDRRLDAVKALADLGYETGSGIIAGLPGLSKEPADTLDKELDALAALRLDMVSISPFVPHPATPLGDQPAFGPAKTLAVMAAARLRMPTAHIPVTSALGLHGDAVRLKALEVADVLMPSLTPERVREEYAIYPGKNRQQATPEERAHAMRDMLAAAGFALPSGPGSAWRVSRGEASMSWRHAS from the coding sequence ATGACGGTCGCGGCCTGGGACGAAGCCGCCGCCCTGCGGCGGCGGTGCTGGGGCCGGGATGTCTTTCTCCGCGGCATTGTGGAATTTTCCAGCCATTGCCGCCAGAACTGCCTGTACTGCGGCCTGCGCCGGGACAACGCCTCCCTGGCCCGCTACCGCCTGGAACCGGAGGAAATATTCGGCCGGGCGCGGGCCGTCCGGGACCTGGGCATCGGCACCGTTGTTCTGCAATCGGGCGAGGACCCCGCGTATTCCGGCCCGGTAATGGCGGACCTGATCCGGCGGATCAAAGGCGATCTCGGCCTGGCCGTGACGCTTTCCCTCGGCGAGCGGGCGCGGGCGGAATATGCCCTCTGGCGGGCCGCCGGGGCCGACCGCTACCTGCTGAAGGCCGAAACCTTCGACGCAACTCTGTACGCCCGCCTGCGGCCCGGCAAACGGCTGGACCGGCGGCTGGACGCGGTAAAGGCCCTGGCGGACCTGGGCTATGAAACCGGCTCCGGCATCATCGCCGGGCTGCCCGGCCTGTCCAAGGAACCGGCCGACACGCTGGACAAGGAGCTGGACGCCCTGGCCGCGCTGCGCCTGGACATGGTATCCATCAGCCCGTTCGTGCCGCACCCGGCAACCCCGCTGGGAGATCAGCCCGCCTTCGGCCCGGCGAAAACCCTGGCCGTCATGGCCGCCGCGCGCCTTCGCATGCCCACGGCCCACATTCCCGTAACCAGCGCTCTCGGCCTGCACGGCGATGCCGTGCGCTTGAAAGCCTTGGAGGTGGCGGACGTGCTCATGCCCTCGCTGACCCCGGAACGGGTGCGCGAGGAATACGCCATCTATCCCGGCAAAAACCGGCAGCAGGCCACGCCGGAAGAACGGGCGCACGCCATGCGGGATATGCTGGCGGCGGCGGGGTTCGCCCTGCCTTCCGGGCCGGGAAGCGCGTGGCGGGTATCGCGCGGGGAAGCTTCAATGAGCTGGAGGCATGCGTCATGA